The following proteins come from a genomic window of Triticum aestivum cultivar Chinese Spring chromosome 6A, IWGSC CS RefSeq v2.1, whole genome shotgun sequence:
- the LOC123129243 gene encoding uncharacterized protein, giving the protein MPPSLLLPASAAASSSSSGISMGRLSPRPLLVCFPARRSRLHADVGLRLAAAGPNGVNGAASPGPDSGSGSGGANHLPKNRRDILLEYVKGVQPEFMELFVKRAPTQVVDAMRHTVTNMIGTLPPQFFAVTVTTVAENLAQLMYSVLMTGYMFRNAQYRLELQQSLEQIALPEPKGEKGSEDYAPGTQKKVSGEVIRWNKTTGPEKIDAVKYIELLEAEIDELSRQVARKSSQGSNELLEYLKTLEPQNLKELASSAGEDVVFAMNAFIKRLLAVSDPAQMKTAVSETSGAQLANLLFWLMIVGYSMRNIEVRFDMERVLGAAPKMGGELPPGPGDNTQTQL; this is encoded by the exons atgccgccgTCCCTCCTActccccgcctccgccgccgcctcctcctcctcctctggtatTAGTATGGGGAGGCTGTCACCTAGGCCCCTGCTCGTCTGCTTCCCCGCGCGCCGCAGCCGTCTCCATGCGGATGTGGggctccgcctcgccgccgccggacccaACGGCGTCAACGGTGCGGCCTCTCCCGGTCCAGATTCCGGTTCCGGTTCAGGGGGCGCCAACCACCTG CCCAAAAACCGGAGGGATATTCTCCTGGAATACGTAAAAGGCGTCCAGCCAGAGTTTATGGAGCTTTTCGTCAAAAGAGCCCCAACACAG GTTGTTGATGCCATGCGCCATACAGTGACAAATATGATTGGGACTCTGCCGCCTCAATTTTTTGCTGTAACCGTCACAACG GTTGCTGAAAATCTGGCACAGCTTATGTACAGCGTTTTGATGACTGGATACATGTTCAGGAATGCACAGTATCGTCTGGAACTGCAACAGAGCCTGGAGCAGATTGCTCTTCCTGAACCCAAAGGAGAAAAG GGCTCAGAAGATTATGCTCCTGGAACCCAGAAAAAGGTAAGTGGGGAAGTGATCCGATGGAACAAGACCACTGGACCAGAAAAGATTGACGCTGTGAAATATATAGAATTGCTTGAAGCAGAAATCGATGAGCTGAGCCGTCAAGTTGCTAGGAAATCATCTCAAGGAAGCAATGAGCTCCTGGAATACCTAAAAACCCTAGAACCTCAAAATCTAAAG GAACTGGCGAGTAGTGCGGGTGAGGACGTCGTGTTTGCAATGAACGCATTCATAAAGCGTCTCTTGGCTGTCTCGGACCCTGCGCAGATGAAG ACGGCGGTTTCGGAGACGAGCGGTGCCCAGCTGGCGAACCTGCTGTTCTGGCTGATGATCGTCGGGTACAGCATGCGCAACATTGAGGTGCGTTTCGACATGGAGAGAGTGCTGGGCGCCGCCCCCAAGATGGGCGGAGAGCTGCCGCCTGGTCCTGGAGACAACACGCAGACACAACTATAG